A genomic window from Salvia miltiorrhiza cultivar Shanhuang (shh) chromosome 5, IMPLAD_Smil_shh, whole genome shotgun sequence includes:
- the LOC131024422 gene encoding amino acid transporter AVT6A-like translates to MTTKTQKKSRSSSKKSKRESVSVRIIDEKTPLLLHKKAESSSFSHQEADGASFTGAVFNLSTTIIGAGIMALPATMKVLGLALGIAAIVFVAFLTELSIAMLLRFSKAGAVASYGGVMGDAFGAVGRKALQVCVVVNNIGVLIVYMIIIGDVVSGSTSSGVHHPGLMESWFGQQWWTGRFFVLVVTTLGIFSPLACFKRIDSLRHTSAVAVFLAVVFLVITAGIAVAKWMQGTMMPPRLLPNISDMNSIWTLFTVVPVLVTAYVCHFNVHSIEKELEDASMIKPVVRTSLALCSVIYIMTSFFGFLLFGDGTLDDVLSNFDKDMGIPLSSQLNDAVRVSYALHLMLVFPVIFYPLRLNLDGLLFSSCSIPLTADNLRFSSLTIGLMSLIFLGANFIPSIWDAFQFTGATTAVCIGFIFPAVVVLRDAHGITSWKHKTLAVFMVGLAVFASLVAIYSDAYAIFKRNATPTRE, encoded by the exons ATGACGACGAAAACCCAGAAGAAATCGAGAAGCTCATCGAAGAAGTCCAAGAGAGAATCAGTTTCGGTCCGCATCATCGATGAGAAAACGCCTCTGCTGCTTCACAAGAAGGCGGAGAGCAGCAGTTTCTCCCACCAAGAAGCAGACGGAGCTTCCTTCACCGGAGCCGTATTCAACTTGTCCACCACCATAATCGGCGCCGGCATCATGGCATTGCCGGCCACCATGAAGGTCCTCGGCCTCGCCCTCGGGATTGCAGCTATTGTGTTTGTCGCCTTCCTCACAGAGCTCTCCATAGCCATGCTGCTCCGCTTCAGCAAAGCCGGCGCCGTCGCCTCCTACGGCGGCGTCATGGGGGACGCGTTCGGCGCCGTCGGCCGGAAAGCCTTGCAGGTCTGCGTGGTCGTCAATAATATTGGGGTGCTAATTGTCTACATGATCATAATCG GCGATGTCGTATCCGGTTCGACTTCGAGCGGAGTTCATCACCCCGGTCTGATGGAGAGCTGGTTCGGGCAACAGTGGTGGACCGGCCGGTTCTTCGTGCTGGTTGTCACTACGCTTGGGATTTTCTCTCCATTAGCGTGTTTCAAGCGTATCG ATTCTCTGCGGCACACCTCTGCGGTGGCTGTTTTTCTTGCAGTGGTTTTCCTGGTCATAACCGCAGGCATCGCCGTCGCGAAATGGATGCAAGGAACCATGATGCCGCCGCGGCTCCTCCCCAATATCTCCGACATGAATTCAATCTGGACGCTCTTCACCGTCGTCCCTGTCCTTGTCACCGCCTACGTCTGCCATTTCAACG TGCACAGCATTGAGAAGGAGCTAGAAGATGCTTCAATGATAAAGCCAGTGGTTCGAACATCACTGGCACTCTGCTCAGTGATTTACATCATGACGAGCTTCTTCGGGTTCCTGTTGTTTGGCGATGGCACGCTGGATGATGTGCTCTCCAACTTCGACAAGGATATGGGCATCCCCTTGAGCTCCCAGCTCAATGATGCTGTTCGTGTCAGCTACGCGCTCCATCTCATGCTTGTTTTCCCTGTCATTTTCTACCCTCTCCGCCTCAACTTAGACGGCCTCCTCTTCTCCTCCTGCTCCATCCCTCTCACGGCCGACAACCTGCGCTTCAGCTCACTCACCATTGGCCTCATGTCCCTCATCTTCTTGGGCGCCAATTTCATTCCCAGCATTTGGGACGCCTTTCAGTTCACTGGTGCAACCACTGCTGTGTGCATCGGCTTCATCTTTCCTGCTGTCGTCGTCTTAAG GGACGCTCATGGCATCACCTCGTGGAAACACAAGACTTTGGCTGTGTTCATGGTTGGTTTGGCTGTGTTCGCTAGCTTGGTGGCAATTTACAGTGATGCGTACGCCATCTTCAAGAGGAACGCAACGCCTACACGCGAATAG
- the LOC131025925 gene encoding uncharacterized protein LOC131025925: MSLLAHYCSIYRPCFLGILEPKSRFSGIPSSFWRSLHLVPVHQNTRDRRRSNIWVFADPSLVPTVVFSYAQVVVIRCSLLGTLCTLAFTHASCNYVERRQLWLDMIPFIGGPSLMIGDFNAILGAHERRGRRVPASTPCDEFRAFIDDHDLIQPDTSGPFFTWTDRRRFPSPIESVLDRALFSQGFADIWYSSTSIVLPRLGSDHSPILLRCQDTANPPAERRFRFLNMWCSHEGFLDQVRASWTLPLDYLCPMVRVMKKLKRLRPTLKTWNRDVFGNYNTTLAELQHDLSSLQENIDEQGYTEDFFDQEVSLQARIGSTLMRKSEHLRQQSRVSWLSDGDRNTRFFHSMVKWRRSNQNIKQLSIDGVISEDPVVMANHVIQFYEDLFSEPVSAPVDRSWISGYIPALITSAQADMLTAIPSADDIRSAVFAMDRHSAPGPDGFNRAFFQHSWEVVGEDLVAAVCRFFTHSYLPHGLNSNLLCLLPKKTNAVLVSNFRPIVLGNFFFKIITKILASRLNAVAAVIVSANQFGFISGRSIQECILLASEGVNCMERSAQGKNMALKVDIRKAFDTLSWDFVEVVLDSFGFPQMFRHWIRVIFQSARIYILFNGEQHGFFGCSRGVRQGDPLSPVLFGLADEVLSRLLWDAADRGFIARMRMSRKATRRSCRMIESILQIYASVSGQFCNKAKSTIFFGKGVSAQMRRRLQRDLGFATGSLPFVYLGVPIFAGRASAARLIGIRDRIIAHFPRWQGMQLSMAGRLCLVTSVIQSAVVHSMLIYKWPAKLLHDLDRACRSFIWTGCTTTKPKSSVAWNRVCATKAQGGLNVKSFTHISQSFQMRLGWLLLTADSFGFQFFRQRYLDECLRPRSLWFSSTIWLGTRSVIHSLVSDTHCSIGTGSSILFWIDNWLGYRLVDRIGIPTAVHHSLMHSVSDYFFDDTWHFTLDFLQTFPDIAFDIVSVPIGGGWIDVPGLILILVSSLRRSGFIGPGWCPICRNASEDIDHLFWDCTIARQIWYSLFTWFRVDIPFVHDIGSLILWAMKDPASKQVDNLWRIGVMSTVWSIWNMRNRVVFDGATVSATAVSVQIKAFILETSRSCLGEMANSVEELLILHGLGVPGRSRRPLSYVYVYWTPPPAPWRKINIDGSVHGSPLHIHVGCVIRDSSRVLGCFNFSVGRGWAFEAELLALVIALEQTVSHGWSHVWIETDCTYLVDLFRSRSDTVPWRFLSRWRKVLSSTVNFHIIITHIYREGNRVADCLASSVVEEGYWNFAIPEILHLVRDDRRQLPYIRITFYLSYAFGSVWIFEDLVRVVGSVKSSKDGVELCYGARGLLWSRGLLWRGAPLWR, from the exons ATGTCCCTTCTTGCACATTACTGCAGCATATATAGACCGTGTTTTCTTGGCATTCTTGAGCCCAAGTCTAGGTTCTCGGGGATTCCAAGTTCTTTTTGGCGTTCTTTACACCTTGTCCCGGTTCACCAGAATACTCGTGACAGACGTCGCTCCAATATCTGGGTTTTTGCTGATCCGTCTCTTGTTCCGACAGTGGTGTTCTCTTATGCTCAGGTGGTGGTCATCCGTTGCTCTCTTTTGGGGACTTTATGCACTCTGGCTTTCACTCACGCCTCTTGTAATTATGTGGAGCGCCGTCAGCTCTGGTTAGACATGATTCCTTTCATTGGAGGCCCTTCTCTTATGATTGGAGATTTCAATGCTATTTTAGGGGCCCATGAGCGACGGGGGCGTCGCGTTCCGGCTTCTACCCCCTGTGATGAGTTCCGTGCTTTCATTGATGATCATGATTTGATTCAGCCGGATACCTCGGGTCCTTTCTTCACGTGGACTGACAGACGGAGATTCCCTTCTCCTATTGAGTCGGTTCTTGACCGTGCTCTTTTCTCTCAGGGTTTCGCTGATATTTGGTATTCTTCTACCTCAATTGTTCTTCCTAGGCTTGGGTCTGACCATTCCCCCATTTTGTTGCGATGCCAGGACACTGCTAATCCTCCTGCTGAACGTCGGTTTCGTTTTCTGAATATGTGGTGCTCGCATGAGGGTTTCCTTGATCAAGTCCGTGCTTCTTGGACTCTGCCGCTGGATTATCTTTGCCCGATGGTCAGGGTTATGAAAAAGTTGAAGAGACTTCGACCGACTCTCAAGACCTGGAACAGAGACGTTTTTGGGAACTACAATACTACTCTTGCCGAGCTTCAACATGATCTGAGCTCTCTTCAGGAAAATATTGACGAACAAGGTTATACGGAGGATTTTTTCGATCAGGAGGTCAGTTTGCAAGCTCGTATTGGTTCGACTCTCATGCGCAAGTCTGAACACTTGAGGCAGCAAAGTCGGGTTTCTTGGCTTTCCGACGGGGATAGGAACACTCGCTTCTTCCACTCTATGGTCAAATGGCGTCGTTCCAATCAAAATATCAAGCAGCTTAGCATTGATGGGGTTATCTCGGAGGACCCGGTTGTCATGGCGAATCATGTGATCCAGTTCTACGAGGATCTCTTCTCTGAGCCTGTCTCTGCGCCTGTGGACAGATCGTGGATTTCTGGTTATATCCCTGCTTTGATTACTTCGGCCCAGGCTGACATGCTCACAGCCATTCCTTCGGCTGATGATATTCGTTCGGCCGTCTTTGCCATGGATAGGCATAGCGCTCCTGGCCCGGATGGGTTTAACCGGGCCTTTTTTCAGCACTCGTGGGAGGTGGTGGGGGAGGATTTAGTTGCTGCGGTTTGTAGGTTCTTCACTCATAGCTATCTTCCTCATGGTCTGAACTCCAATTTGCTTTGCCTTCTCCCCAAGAAGACCAATGCGGTTCTGGTCTCGAATTTTCGGCCCATTGTGCTGGGAaacttcttcttcaaaatcATCACTAAGATTCTGGCTTCTCGGTTGAATGCGGTGGCTGCTGTTATTGTCTCGGCCAATCAGTTTGGGTTTATCTCTGGGCGATCCATTCAGGAATGTATTTTGCTGGCCTCCGAAGGCGTAAATTGCATGGAGCGCTCGGCACAGGGGAAAAACATGGCTCTGAAAGTCGACATTAGGAAAGCTTTTGACACTCTGAGTTGGGATTTTGTGGAGGTGGTTCTCGACAGTTTTGGTTTTCCTCAGATGTTTAGACATTGGATCAGAGTTATCTTTCAGTCTGCCAGAATTTATATTCTCTTCAATGGGGAGCAGCATGGTTTTTTTGGTTGTTCTCGTGGGGTGCGACAGGGTGATCCCCTTTCTCCTGTCCTTTTTGGACTTGCCGATGAGGTTCTGAGTCGCCTTCTCTGGGATGCTGCTGACAGGGGGTTTATTGCTCGTATGAGGATGTCTCGCAAGGCTACTCGGCGCAGCTGCCGGATGATTGAGTCGATTCTTCAGATTTATGCCTCTGTTTCTGGACAGTTCTGCAATAAGGCCAAGTCTACGATTTTCTTTGGCAAGGGTGTTTCTGCTCAGATGCGACGTAGGCTTCAGCGAGATCTTGGTTTCGCCACTGGCTCTTTGCCGTTTGTTTATTTGGGCGTACCTATTTTTGCTGGTCGTGCTTCTGCTGCCCGTCTCATCGGCATTCGTGATCGCATTATTGCGCACTTTCCTAGATGGCAGGGCATGCAGTTATCTATGGCGGGCCGGCTTTGCCTGGTTACTTCCGTCATTCAGAGCGCAGTGGTTCATAGCATGCTGATCTATAAGTGGCCGGCAAAATTGCTCCACGATTTGGATAGGGCCTGTCGGTCTTTTATCTGGACTGGTTGTACTACCACCAAGCCTAAGTCGTCGGTGGCTTGGAATAGGGTTTGTGCTACCAAAGCACAAGGGGGGCTTAATGTGAAGTCTTTTACTCACATCAGCCAGAGCTTCCAGATGCGTTTAGGTTGGCTGCTGCTTACTGCGGACTCTTTTGGCTTCCAATTCTTCCGTCAGCGGTATCTGGATGAGTGCTTGAGACCCCGTTCACTGTGGTTTTCTTCTACTATCTGGTTGGGTACTCGTTCCGTCATCCATTCTCTTGTCAGTGATACTCACTGCTCCATTGGCACCGGCTCTTCTATTCTCTTTTGGATTGATAACTGGCTTGGGTATCGACTGGTCGACAGAATTGGTATTCCGACTGCTGTTCATCATTCTCTTATGCACTCGGTCTCGGACTACTTCTTTGATGATACTTGGCACTTCACCCTGGATTTCTTGCAGACCTTTCCGGACATAGCTTTTGACATTGTTTCGGTTCCTATTGGAGGGGGGTGGATCGACGTGCCTGGACTCATTCTCATTTTGGTGAG TTCTCTTCGTCGCTCTGGTTTTATTGGCCCGGGCTGGTGCCCCATTTGCCGGAATGCTTCTGAGGATATTGATCATCTGTTCTGGGATTGTACTATTGCTCGACAGATCTGGTACTCCCTTTTCACTTGGTTCCGGGTGGACATCCCGTTTGTTCATGATATTGGGAGTCTGATCCTTTGGGCGATGAAGGATCCGGCTAGCAAGCAGGTTGATAATCTTTGGAGGATTGGAGTCATGTCCACTGTTTGGAGCATCTGGAATATGCGCAACAGAGTTGTGTTTGATGGGGCTACGGTCTCTGCGACTGCGGTTTCGGTGCAGATCAAAGCTTTTATTTTGGAGACTTCTCGTTCCTGTTTGGGGGAGATGGCTAACTCGGTTGAGGAGCTGTTGATTCTTCATGGCCTTGGTGTTCCGGGAAGATCCCGTCGTCCGCTCTCGTATGTCTATGTCTACTGGACCCCTCCCCCGGCCCCGTGGCGCAAAATTAATATTGATGGTTCTGTTCACGGCTCCCCTCTTCACATTCATGTTGGATGCGTTATTAGAGACTCGTCTCGAGTTCTGGGCTGTTTTAATTTCTCTGTTGGGCGTGGTTGGGCGTTCGAGGCGGAGCTGCTTGCTCTCGTCATTGCTTTGGAGCAGACGGTCTCTCATGGTTGGAGTCATGTTTGGATTGAGACTGATTGCACCTATCTGGTGGACCTTTTCCGGTCGCGTTCTGACACTGTTCCTTGGAGATTCCTTAGCCGTTGGCGTAAGGTCCTTTCTTCTACCGTGAATTTCCATATTATTATTACTCACATCTACAGGGAAGGGAACCGGGTTGCGGACTGCTTGGCTTCTTCGGTGGTGGAAGAAGGTTACTGGAATTTTGCGATCCCGGAGATTCTCCATCTGGTTCGCGATGACAGAAGACAGTTGCCTTACATTCGGATT ACTTTTTACCTCTCTTACGCTTTTGGTTCTGTTTGGATCTTCGAGGATCTG GTTCGTGTGGTGGGATCGGTGAAAAGCTCGAAGGACGGCGTTGAACTTTGCTATGGTGCTCGAGGTTTGCTCTGGAGTCGAGGCCTGCTTTGGCGCGGTGCTCCGCTCTGGCGTTGA